A window of bacterium contains these coding sequences:
- a CDS encoding homoserine dehydrogenase, producing MNYNLAFIGFGNIGKGFAELLLEQEKQLKEKYAIEYKVVAISTLTRGTVYNKNGLNLKEILKLIQKEGTLTNHCDVKKGWDTLKTIKDSNADIVLELTPTNIKTGDPAIKHIETALLSKKNVITVNKGPIALKYKQLINIAQKNKVMLKFEGTVLGGTPAITLGTEALAGAKITEIKGILNGTTNFILTEMEKGRDYKSALKEAQKLGYAETDPTADVEGYDTVAKLVILANVLMNANIKPSDVKRTGITKISLANIKKARQNGQVWKLVGHIKTDNGIEAEVAPKMLNSNELLANINKGMNGLCIKTDIVGEITIIGAGAGPKGTSFAILNDLISINRTLKGI from the coding sequence ATGAATTACAATCTTGCGTTTATTGGATTTGGAAACATAGGAAAGGGTTTCGCAGAACTCTTGCTTGAACAGGAAAAACAACTCAAAGAAAAATATGCTATTGAATACAAAGTAGTCGCTATTTCTACCCTCACAAGAGGAACCGTTTACAACAAAAACGGACTTAACCTCAAAGAGATTTTGAAGCTTATCCAAAAAGAAGGAACTCTAACAAACCACTGTGACGTAAAAAAAGGCTGGGACACTCTAAAAACAATAAAAGATAGCAATGCGGATATAGTTTTAGAACTTACGCCCACAAATATAAAAACAGGAGACCCTGCAATTAAACATATAGAAACTGCTCTATTGTCTAAGAAAAACGTAATTACAGTCAACAAGGGACCGATAGCGTTAAAATATAAACAACTAATTAATATTGCCCAAAAAAATAAAGTAATGCTTAAATTTGAAGGAACTGTTTTAGGTGGGACACCTGCAATAACTTTAGGAACGGAAGCGCTCGCAGGGGCTAAAATTACAGAAATAAAAGGCATTTTGAACGGAACTACAAACTTTATTCTTACGGAAATGGAAAAAGGCAGGGATTACAAATCTGCGTTAAAAGAAGCCCAAAAATTAGGATATGCAGAAACCGACCCGACAGCGGATGTTGAAGGATATGACACGGTTGCAAAGCTTGTGATTCTTGCAAATGTGCTTATGAATGCCAATATAAAACCTTCCGACGTAAAAAGGACAGGTATAACAAAAATTTCTCTTGCCAATATAAAAAAAGCAAGGCAAAATGGGCAGGTATGGAAATTAGTAGGACATATAAAAACGGATAATGGAATTGAAGCAGAGGTTGCTCCTAAAATGCTAAACTCGAATGAACTTTTGGCAAACATTAACAAGGGTATGAACGGGTTATGCATAAAAACCGATATTGTAGGAGAAATCACAATCATCGGCGCAGGCGCAGGTCCAAAAGGCACGAGTTTTGCCATATTGAATGATTTAATAAGTATAAACAGAACACTTAAAGGAATTTAA
- the panB gene encoding 3-methyl-2-oxobutanoate hydroxymethyltransferase, giving the protein MEPKRKISINDLAKMKKEKKPVAWITSYDFPFAYVSEQAGVDMILVGDSGGMVQLGYEATNPVTMDEMIHLAKAARKGAPNTFLIGDMPQGAYEPGERDAVISALRFVKEAGCDAIKCEGGIRVISKVKAMVDAGILVMGHLGLTPQSSASFGGYRVQGKSVSSFEKTVEDALALEKAGVFALLLEAMPSEPAGQIAKLLKIPVYGIGAGTMVDGQLIIMHDTMGFYHPFRPWFAKCYIPDVISEFQKYISNIKDLRKVGKDERKDGLLVLTTMAVTKYVEEVRNGKFPGSEYSYPIPVEDLRLLEKSKFWK; this is encoded by the coding sequence ATGGAACCTAAAAGAAAAATAAGTATTAATGACCTTGCCAAAATGAAAAAAGAGAAGAAACCCGTTGCGTGGATAACATCTTATGATTTTCCTTTTGCTTATGTTTCTGAACAGGCAGGCGTTGATATGATTCTTGTCGGAGATTCAGGCGGTATGGTTCAATTGGGATACGAAGCTACCAACCCCGTAACAATGGATGAAATGATACACCTTGCAAAAGCTGCTCGTAAAGGCGCCCCGAATACGTTTTTAATCGGTGATATGCCGCAGGGCGCTTACGAACCCGGTGAAAGAGACGCCGTAATAAGCGCATTAAGGTTTGTTAAAGAAGCCGGCTGTGATGCGATAAAATGTGAAGGTGGAATTCGTGTCATATCAAAAGTAAAAGCAATGGTAGATGCCGGGATATTGGTTATGGGACATTTAGGGTTAACTCCCCAAAGCAGCGCTTCTTTTGGTGGATACAGAGTACAAGGAAAGAGCGTTTCCAGTTTTGAAAAAACGGTGGAAGATGCGCTTGCGCTGGAAAAAGCAGGCGTTTTTGCATTATTGCTTGAAGCTATGCCTTCGGAACCTGCAGGACAAATCGCCAAATTATTAAAAATTCCCGTTTACGGAATAGGCGCCGGAACAATGGTAGATGGGCAATTAATCATTATGCACGATACTATGGGGTTTTATCATCCTTTTAGACCTTGGTTTGCAAAATGTTATATCCCGGATGTCATATCGGAATTTCAGAAATATATATCCAATATAAAGGATTTAAGAAAAGTAGGAAAAGACGAACGGAAAGATGGGTTACTTGTTCTTACAACTATGGCAGTCACGAAATACGTAGAAGAAGTAAGAAACGGGAAATTCCCCGGCTCGGAATATAGCTACCCCATACCTGTAGAAGATTTAAGATTACTCGAGAAATCTAAATTCTGGAAATAA
- a CDS encoding aminotransferase class I/II-fold pyridoxal phosphate-dependent enzyme produces MKIETKVVHGGQHPDPVTGSLIPPLYQTSTFAFKDADHGARLFKGEEKGYIYTRLGNPTVDLLAEKMALLEGGDYAEIFASGCGALFCTILSIAESGSNIISDKIIYGGSYGQFKQELPIVGIDTKFVDTTNPKELEAAIDKKTKLIFIETPANPTLKIVDIKKCAEIAHKHKIPLVVDNTFSSPYLQRPIELGADAVVHSATKYLGGHGDLIAGVSVVKKEFAESLRKRSRNIGANISPFNAWLILRGLKTLAVRMDRHCENALKIAEFLESYPMIEKVYYPFLKSHTGYEIARQQMSNGGGVIGFEVKGGREAGKTLMNSVKLCILAVSLGDPDTLIQHPASMTHSAYSEEECIKVGLTPGFVRLSVGIENVEDIIDDLKQAMNKIKK; encoded by the coding sequence ATGAAAATAGAAACAAAAGTCGTTCACGGGGGACAACACCCTGACCCCGTTACAGGTTCTTTAATTCCTCCACTATACCAGACATCTACTTTTGCATTTAAGGATGCAGACCATGGCGCAAGATTATTCAAAGGTGAGGAAAAAGGGTATATTTATACAAGACTTGGAAATCCTACGGTAGACCTTTTAGCTGAAAAAATGGCACTTCTTGAGGGTGGAGATTATGCAGAAATATTTGCATCCGGGTGCGGAGCTTTATTCTGTACTATACTCAGTATTGCAGAGAGCGGAAGTAACATAATATCCGACAAGATAATATATGGCGGGTCTTACGGGCAGTTTAAACAGGAATTACCTATTGTAGGAATAGATACAAAATTTGTTGATACTACAAATCCAAAAGAGTTGGAAGCTGCTATAGATAAAAAAACAAAATTGATTTTCATAGAAACGCCCGCAAATCCGACTTTAAAAATAGTAGATATAAAAAAATGTGCTGAAATTGCCCACAAACACAAAATTCCATTAGTAGTTGATAATACTTTCTCTTCTCCTTATTTACAAAGACCTATAGAACTTGGCGCGGATGCCGTAGTTCATTCAGCTACAAAATATTTGGGAGGACACGGTGATTTGATAGCGGGAGTCTCCGTTGTCAAAAAAGAATTCGCAGAAAGCCTGAGAAAAAGGTCACGCAACATAGGCGCAAACATATCGCCATTTAATGCATGGCTAATTTTACGAGGACTTAAAACTCTGGCAGTAAGAATGGACAGGCATTGTGAGAATGCGCTAAAGATAGCAGAATTTCTTGAATCGTATCCAATGATAGAAAAAGTGTATTACCCGTTCCTTAAATCTCATACCGGTTATGAGATTGCCCGCCAACAAATGAGCAACGGAGGCGGAGTAATCGGTTTTGAAGTAAAAGGCGGCAGAGAAGCAGGAAAAACACTTATGAATTCAGTTAAACTCTGTATCCTTGCAGTAAGTCTTGGAGATCCGGATACTCTTATACAACATCCTGCAAGTATGACTCATTCCGCATATTCGGAAGAGGAATGCATAAAAGTTGGTCTGACACCCGGATTCGTGAGATTATCTGTAGGAATAGAGAATGTTGAGGATATAATTGACGACCTGAAACAAGCAATGAATAAAATTAAGAAATAA
- a CDS encoding CvpA family protein: MILDIVLAVVIVAFLLIGLARGIIRSVFGLVGIIIGLIVASRFYANFVLATELKWQYAKILSFIVVFLIVFLLIYLIGVIIQNLLSSFKLGFLDHILGAALGLVKGGILAWLICFIILMFPDGSEKIKQSRIAPFVFKQLKWVEGFCPPEVKDKLKLDNPRTIIDVFTPDTKTIANTEKARKNTKSISKRGKTMDSLYNETK, translated from the coding sequence ATGATTCTTGATATCGTGTTAGCTGTTGTTATAGTTGCATTTTTGCTCATAGGTTTGGCGAGAGGAATTATTAGAAGTGTGTTCGGATTAGTAGGTATAATTATCGGTCTAATAGTGGCTTCCCGCTTTTATGCAAACTTTGTTCTCGCAACAGAATTGAAATGGCAATACGCGAAAATATTAAGTTTCATAGTTGTATTTTTGATTGTATTTTTGTTAATATATCTTATAGGAGTTATAATTCAGAACCTTTTAAGTTCTTTTAAGCTTGGATTTCTTGACCATATACTCGGTGCGGCATTAGGGTTAGTAAAAGGCGGGATATTGGCATGGCTTATATGTTTTATTATATTAATGTTTCCGGACGGAAGTGAAAAAATAAAACAGTCAAGAATTGCTCCTTTTGTATTCAAACAACTAAAATGGGTTGAGGGCTTTTGCCCGCCCGAAGTAAAGGATAAATTAAAATTGGATAACCCGCGCACAATAATTGATGTGTTCACACCGGATACTAAAACAATTGCAAATACCGAAAAGGCAAGAAAAAACACTAAAAGCATAAGCAAAAGAGGCAAGACAATGGACAGTTTGTATAATGAGACAAAATAA
- the arcC gene encoding carbamate kinase, with translation MKTAVVAIGGNAILLAGEKGSKEEQIKNLKITCKYLAQLIREGYDLVITHGNGPQVGNILLQNELAKSEIPPMALDVCNAESQGQIGYLLQQTLNNELQALKINKTVVSVITQVLVDKKDPAFKNPTKPIGQYYKEKEAKKLKHDKGWEMRFDSKRGGWRRVVASPVPQKILEHDAILRLIFSGTSGIVVIASGGGGIPVIKTKKGYEGVEAVIDKDLAASVLARNINEKLFIILTDVPNVSINFGKPNQKNLDKTTLKEVKQYLKEGHFAAGSMGPKIKAAIAFLENKGKKVIITSPENLLQAIKGKAGTEITG, from the coding sequence ATGAAAACAGCGGTCGTAGCAATCGGTGGCAATGCTATTTTACTTGCCGGTGAAAAAGGCAGCAAAGAAGAACAAATTAAGAACCTTAAAATAACCTGCAAATACTTAGCTCAACTTATTCGTGAAGGTTATGACCTCGTAATTACACACGGCAACGGGCCACAAGTTGGTAATATTCTTCTCCAGAATGAACTTGCGAAATCGGAAATTCCTCCGATGGCATTGGATGTCTGTAACGCGGAAAGCCAGGGACAAATAGGTTACCTCTTACAACAGACTCTAAACAACGAATTACAAGCTCTTAAAATCAATAAGACCGTAGTTTCAGTAATAACTCAGGTACTGGTAGATAAAAAAGACCCTGCTTTTAAAAACCCCACAAAACCCATAGGGCAATATTATAAAGAAAAAGAAGCTAAAAAACTCAAACACGATAAAGGGTGGGAAATGCGATTTGATTCTAAACGAGGAGGTTGGCGCAGGGTTGTAGCGTCTCCTGTTCCTCAAAAAATACTGGAACATGATGCAATTCTAAGGCTTATATTCAGTGGCACTTCAGGGATAGTAGTAATTGCGTCCGGTGGCGGCGGGATACCCGTAATAAAAACAAAAAAAGGTTATGAAGGGGTGGAAGCGGTTATAGACAAAGATTTGGCAGCAAGCGTGCTTGCAAGAAACATAAATGAAAAACTATTTATAATACTGACTGACGTCCCCAATGTATCAATAAACTTTGGGAAACCAAACCAGAAAAACCTTGATAAAACGACTTTAAAAGAAGTAAAACAATATTTAAAAGAAGGACACTTTGCCGCCGGTAGTATGGGACCAAAAATAAAAGCAGCTATAGCATTTTTGGAAAATAAAGGTAAAAAAGTAATTATTACATCCCCGGAAAATCTATTACAAGCAATAAAAGGAAAAGCAGGAACAGAAATAACAGGGTAG
- a CDS encoding FG-GAP-like repeat-containing protein: protein MFVILFILSVTSTYENWSKYGGTLENTHFQSMKGAMSSTPDVKWSYVTGDVIESYGPTVADVDGDGSIEAVVVSSDFKVYCFEGVTGLLKWSYATGDEVWASPAVADVDGDGSVEVVVGSCDSKVYCLNGSTGIPKWSYATGGMESSPALCDVDGDGSYEVIVGSYNSKVYCLNGSTGTPKWSYSTGAYVGSSPALCDVDGDGSVEVVVGSFDGNVYCLTGLTGVPKWSYATGSEVWSSPAVADVDGDGSYEVVIGSCDGKVYCLNGVTGGVKWSYVASGWIHRGISIADIDGDNKIEVLLPNYGFTGSLISLNGEDGSLLWTKTLSNDVHDITIADIDGDECVELVVGTAGAKKVWVLDDMANSSGCGPFAVEEQSTANNKQFPVTAKTIKDKVYLSLQKSASVKLSLYNITGRLLNIIYDGSLSSGSYTFTPTINHSGIYFAILRTDGITYPLKIVKF, encoded by the coding sequence ATGTTCGTAATATTATTTATTTTAAGCGTTACCTCTACTTATGAGAATTGGTCTAAATATGGTGGAACACTTGAAAATACACATTTCCAGTCGATGAAAGGTGCTATGAGTAGCACGCCTGACGTTAAGTGGTCTTATGTTACAGGAGATGTGATTGAAAGTTATGGTCCCACAGTTGCTGATGTAGATGGGGATGGAAGTATAGAAGCGGTTGTTGTAAGTTCTGACTTTAAAGTTTATTGTTTTGAGGGCGTAACAGGTCTCCTTAAATGGAGTTATGCAACAGGGGATGAGGTGTGGGCTTCGCCAGCAGTAGCTGATGTAGATGGGGATGGGAGTGTAGAAGTGGTTGTTGGAAGTTGTGACTCTAAAGTTTATTGTCTTAATGGCTCAACAGGTATTCCTAAATGGAGTTACGCAACAGGAGGTATGGAGTCTTCGCCAGCCTTATGTGATGTAGATGGGGATGGAAGTTACGAAGTGATTGTGGGAAGTTATAACTCTAAAGTTTATTGTCTTAATGGCTCAACAGGTACCCCGAAATGGAGTTATTCAACAGGAGCGTATGTGGGGTCTTCGCCAGCCTTATGTGATGTAGATGGGGATGGGAGTGTAGAAGTGGTTGTTGGAAGTTTTGACGGTAATGTTTATTGTCTTACTGGTTTAACTGGCGTCCCGAAATGGAGTTATGCAACAGGAAGTGAAGTATGGTCTTCGCCAGCAGTGGCTGATGTAGATGGGGATGGAAGTTACGAAGTGGTTATTGGAAGTTGTGACGGTAAAGTTTATTGTTTAAATGGAGTAACAGGTGGAGTAAAATGGAGTTACGTTGCTTCCGGTTGGATTCATCGTGGTATATCAATTGCAGATATTGATGGTGACAATAAAATTGAAGTGCTTCTCCCAAACTATGGGTTTACTGGTTCACTTATTTCCTTGAATGGTGAGGACGGTTCACTCTTATGGACAAAGACATTATCAAATGATGTTCATGACATAACAATTGCTGATATAGACGGTGATGAGTGTGTGGAATTAGTGGTCGGAACAGCGGGTGCGAAGAAGGTATGGGTATTAGATGATATGGCAAATTCAAGTGGTTGTGGTCCATTCGCTGTGGAAGAACAGTCAACAGCGAATAATAAACAATTCCCGGTAACTGCAAAAACAATTAAAGATAAAGTTTATCTTTCACTTCAAAAATCAGCTTCTGTCAAATTGAGTTTATATAATATTACCGGTCGGTTATTAAATATAATTTATGACGGTAGTTTATCTTCCGGCAGCTACACTTTTACTCCGACAATTAATCACTCCGGAATATACTTTGCAATACTACGAACAGATGGAATTACCTATCCTCTGAAGATAGTAAAATTTTAA